In one window of Mus pahari chromosome 3, PAHARI_EIJ_v1.1, whole genome shotgun sequence DNA:
- the Ddx27 gene encoding probable ATP-dependent RNA helicase DDX27, with product MLAELGFIGTIGENDEVPVEPESDSGDEEEEGPIVLGRKQKALQKNRSADFNPDFVFTEKEGTYDGSWALADVMSQLKKKRAATTLDEKIEKVRKRRKAEDKEAKSGKVEEKEGQADSDLKGQENPGEDEAGSKDEDSETDYSSEDEEILTKADTLKVKEKKKKKGQASGGFFEDASEYDKSLSFQDMNLSRPLLKAITTMGFKQPTPIQKACIPVGLLGKDICACAATGTGKTAAFALPVLERLIYKPRQAAVTRVLVLVPTRELGIQVHSVTKQLAQFCSITTCLAVGGLDVKSQEAALRAAPDILIATPGRLIDHLHNCPSFHLSSIEVLILDEADRMLDEYFEEQMKEIIRMCSHHRQTMLFSATMTDEVKDLASVSLKNPVRIFVNSNTDVAPFLRQEFIRIRPNREGDREAIVAALLMRTFTDHVMLFTQTKKQAHRMHILLGLLGLQVGELHGNLSQTQRLEALRRFKDEQIDILVATDVAARGLDIEGVKTVINFTMPNTVKHYVHRVGRTARAGRAGRSVSLVGEEERKMLKEIVKSAKAPVKARILPQDVILKFRDKIEKLEKDVYAVLQLEAAEKEMQQSEAQIDTAQRLLAKGKETADREPERSWFQTKEERKKEKIAKALQEFDLALRGKKKRKKFMKDAKKKGEMTAEERSQFEILKAQMFAERLAKRNRRTKRARAMPEDEPTAGPAKKQKQQQKSVFDEELTNTSKKALKQYRAGPSFEERKQSGLPRQRRGNFKSKSRYKRKK from the exons GGACCCATTGTGCTGGGCCGCAAGCAGAAAGCCTTGCAGAAGAACCGCAGTGCTGACTTCAACCCTGACTTTGTTTTCACTGAGAAGGAGGGCACGTACGATGGCAGCTGGGCCCTGGCTGATGTCATGAGCCAGCTTAAGAAGAAG agggCAGCCACTACACTAGATGAGAAGATTGAGAAAGTCcggaagagaaggaaggcagag GACAAGGAAGCCAAGTCTGGGaaggtggaggagaaagaaggccAGGCAGACTCTGACCTGAAGGGGCAGGAGAATCCGGGTGAGGATGAGGCAGGCTCCAAGGATGAAGACTCTGAGACTGACTACTCCTCTGAGGATGAGGAGATCCTCACCAAAGCAG ACACACTCAaagtgaaggagaagaagaagaagaagggccaG GCATCAGGAGGGTTCTTTGAAGATGCATCCGAGTATGACAAAAGCCTGTCCTTCCAGGACATGAACCTCTCCCGGCCCCTCCTGAAG GCCATTACAACCATGGGCTTCAAGCAGCCCACTCCAATCCAGAAGGCGTGCATCCCTGTGGGTCTGCTGGGGAAGGACATCTGCGCCTGTGCAGCCACTGGGACAG GCAAAACTGCAGCCTTCGCACTGCCCGTCTTGGAGCGTCTGATCTACAAGCCCCGCCAGGCTGCGGTCACTCGAGTGCTGGTGCTGGTCCCCACCAGAGAGCTGGGCATCCAGGTGCACTCTGTCACCAAGCAGCTGGCCCAGTTCTGCAGCATCACTACCTGCCTGGCTGTGG GTGGCCTGGATGTGAAGTCTCAGGAAGCCGCTCTTCGGGCAGCACCAGACATCCTCATTGCCACACCCGGCCGGCTCATCGACCACCTCCATAACTGCCCCTCCTTCCACCTGAGCAGCATTGAAGTGCTCATCCTGGATGAGGCAGACAG GATGCTGGATGAGTACTTCGAAGAGCAGATGAAAGAGATTATCAGAATGTGTTCCCACCACCGCCAGACCATGCTCTTCTCAGCCACCATGACAGATGAG GTGAAAGATCTGGCTTCAGTCTCCTTAAAGAATCCTGTGCGGATATTTGTGAACAGCAACACAGATGTCGCTCCCTTCCTGCGGCAAGAGTTCATACGGATCCGGCCTAACAGGGAAGGGGACCGGGAAGCCATTGTGGCAG CTCTGCTGATGAGAACCTTTACTGACCACGTGATGCTGTTCACCCAGACCAAGAAGCAGGCCCATCGCATGCACATCCTCCTGGGACTGCTGGGGCTGCAGGTGGGCGAGCTCCACGGCAACTTGTCACAGACCCAGCGCCTGGAGGCCCTCCG GCGCTTTAAGGATGAACAGATTGACATCCTGGTGGCCACAGATGTGGCAGCCCGTGGTCTTGACATTGAAGGAGTGAAAACA GTGATCAACTTCACCATGCCCAACACTGTCAAACACTATGTGCACCGGGTGGGGCGAACTGCCCGTGCTGGCAGGGCTGGGCGCTCAGTCTCCCTGGTGGGAGAAGAGGAGCGGAAGATGCTGAAGGAGATTGTGAAGTCTGCCAAGGCTCCAGTGAAGGCTCGGATCCTTCCCCAGG ATGTTATCCTCAAGTTCCGGGACAAGATTGAGAAATTGGAGAAAGATGTGTATGCAGTGCTGCAGCTGGAGGCAGCGGAAAAAGAGATGCAGCAGTCGGAAGCCCAG ATCGACACAGCACAGCGACTCTTAGCCAAAGGGAAAGAGACAGCAGACCGGGAGCCTGAGAGGAGCTGGTTCCAGaccaaagaagagaggaagaaggagaaga TTGCTAAGGCTCTACAGGAGTTTGACTTGGCcttaagaggaaagaagaaaaggaagaagtttaTGAAGGATGCCAAGAAAAAGGGGGAGATGACG GCAGAGGAGAGGTCCCAGTTTGAAATCCTCAAGGCACAGATGTTTGCAGAGCGGCTGGCCAAGAGGAACCGCAGAACCAAGCGAGCTCGGGCAATGCCTGAGGACGAGCCTACAGCAGGCCCTG ccaaaaagcagaagcagcagcagaagtcTGTGTTTGATGAAGAACTCACCAACACAAGCAAGAAGGCCCTGAAACAGTATCGGGCTGG CCCTTCCTTTGAAGAGAGGAAACAGTCAGGTCtgccccgccagaggagagggaACTTCAAATCTAAGTCCAG gtacaagagaaagaagtag